One genomic region from Selenihalanaerobacter shriftii encodes:
- the dapA gene encoding 4-hydroxy-tetrahydrodipicolinate synthase produces MEFGEVITAMVTPFNTDLEVDYEATAELANYLVENGSDGILVLGTTGEVPTLTKDEKIKLVKTVKEEVGGRAKVIVGTGSYSTSASIEMTKKIEAIGVDGVMLVTPYYNKPPQSGLYRHFKMVAKETDLPVILYNVPGRTSRNIEPETVAKLAEIENIVAIKEASGDVEQAATINRLTDDEFLIYSGDDGLTLPILSIGGTGVISVSSHLVGNQIKEMITLYKAGKVKEAADLNAELGELFGKMFITPNPIPVKCSLNLLGQKVGPVRPPLADIDQEEKAVLEVLLKEYNLV; encoded by the coding sequence ATGGAATTTGGTGAAGTGATAACGGCAATGGTGACTCCGTTTAATACTGATTTAGAAGTTGATTATGAAGCTACAGCAGAACTAGCTAATTACTTAGTTGAAAATGGTTCAGATGGAATATTAGTCTTAGGAACTACTGGTGAAGTACCGACTTTAACTAAAGATGAAAAGATTAAATTAGTAAAAACTGTTAAGGAAGAAGTAGGTGGAAGAGCTAAAGTTATTGTAGGAACTGGATCTTATTCAACTAGTGCTAGTATAGAAATGACTAAAAAGATAGAAGCAATAGGAGTAGATGGTGTAATGTTAGTTACTCCGTATTATAACAAACCACCTCAATCAGGCTTATACCGTCATTTTAAAATGGTAGCTAAAGAAACTGACCTACCAGTGATTTTATATAATGTTCCTGGAAGAACTTCTAGAAATATTGAACCTGAAACAGTGGCTAAGTTAGCTGAAATTGAAAACATAGTAGCTATTAAAGAAGCCAGTGGAGATGTAGAGCAGGCGGCTACTATTAATCGTCTAACAGATGATGAATTTTTGATTTATAGTGGTGATGATGGATTAACTTTACCTATTTTAAGTATAGGAGGAACTGGAGTGATTAGTGTATCTTCCCATTTAGTAGGTAATCAGATTAAAGAAATGATTACTCTTTATAAAGCTGGTAAAGTAAAGGAAGCAGCAGATTTAAATGCTGAATTAGGAGAACTATTTGGCAAAATGTTTATAACTCCTAATCCAATACCTGTTAAATGTTCTTTAAACTTATTAGGGCAAAAAGTGGGACCGGTTAGGCCGCCTTTAGCTGATATTGATCAAGAAGAAAAAGCAGTATTAGAGGTACTTTTAAAAGAGTATAATTTAGTGTAA
- the dapG gene encoding aspartate kinase codes for MRNTLIQKFGGSSLDTEKKRQMVVEKVINSINQGYRPVIVVSAMGREGAPYATDTLIGLAEGAYEHINPRDKDLIMSCGEIISTVIIGQGLKARGYDYRSLTGAQAGIITDDNYGDTRILEVKPTKIRETLDDNLIPIVAGFQGITKDGDITTLGRGGSDTTACVLGAALHAEMVEIYTDVEGVMTADPNLVPNAKTLKHVTYNEACELAYQGARVIHPRAAEIAMRERVPLMIKSTFSDSSGTVISNAFKHNNEIDIKGDRPVTGVTSRTNVSLVKIIPRAEKENATALGCFEVLANTGISVDFINVRPEMITFIIDERLVEKTEEVLSETEYNYEIGNSLIKVSVVGAGMTGLPGVMARVTKALDGNNISIYQTTDSHTTISCLINKEDEKKALCALHDQFNLAD; via the coding sequence ATGCGAAATACCTTAATTCAAAAATTTGGGGGATCTTCTTTAGATACAGAAAAAAAGAGACAAATGGTCGTTGAAAAGGTGATTAATAGTATTAATCAAGGCTATAGACCAGTAATTGTTGTATCAGCTATGGGACGAGAAGGAGCCCCTTATGCTACAGACACTTTAATTGGCTTAGCTGAAGGTGCTTATGAGCATATTAATCCTAGAGATAAGGATCTTATAATGTCTTGTGGTGAGATTATCTCTACAGTCATAATAGGGCAAGGATTAAAAGCTCGAGGGTATGATTATAGATCTTTAACAGGAGCTCAGGCCGGTATTATAACAGATGATAATTATGGGGACACTAGGATTTTAGAAGTGAAACCTACTAAAATTAGAGAGACACTAGATGATAATTTAATACCTATAGTAGCTGGATTTCAGGGTATTACTAAGGATGGTGATATAACTACTTTAGGTAGAGGAGGTAGTGATACAACAGCTTGTGTATTAGGGGCTGCATTACATGCAGAAATGGTAGAGATTTATACTGATGTAGAAGGAGTCATGACAGCTGATCCTAATTTAGTACCTAATGCTAAGACTTTAAAACATGTTACTTACAATGAAGCATGTGAATTAGCTTATCAAGGAGCTCGAGTCATCCATCCACGAGCAGCAGAAATAGCTATGCGGGAAAGAGTTCCTTTAATGATTAAATCTACATTTAGTGATAGTTCAGGCACTGTTATTTCTAATGCATTTAAGCATAATAATGAAATAGATATAAAAGGAGATAGACCAGTAACCGGAGTTACTAGTCGTACTAATGTTAGTTTAGTCAAAATTATTCCTCGAGCAGAAAAAGAGAATGCTACTGCTTTAGGCTGTTTTGAAGTTTTAGCCAATACAGGGATTAGTGTTGACTTTATTAATGTGCGACCGGAGATGATTACATTTATAATTGATGAACGCTTGGTAGAGAAGACAGAAGAAGTATTATCTGAAACTGAATATAATTATGAAATAGGAAATAGTTTGATTAAAGTTTCCGTTGTAGGAGCAGGAATGACTGGGCTTCCTGGAGTAATGGCCCGGGTAACGAAAGCTTTAGATGGTAATAATATATCCATTTATCAAACAACTGATTCACATACTACTATTTCTTGTTTAATTAACAAAGAAGATGAAAAGAAGGCTCTATGTGCATTACATGATCAATTTAATTTAGCAGATTAA
- a CDS encoding aspartate-semialdehyde dehydrogenase, with product MGKYNVAIVGAAGAVGREMLSIVQERGLPYNELRLLEKEDGTFTTEDGVEYEAIEATPEVFEDIDIALFSAGSAASKKLAPEAAKRGTVVVDNSSAFRMDPEIPLVVPEVNPEDINNHKGIIANPNCSTIQMVGALKPIYDQVGIKRIVVSTYQAVSGSGKAAMDELLEQSKSILEGKEAKAEVYPHQIAFNALPHIDIFFDDGYTKEEMKMVNETKKIMGDDSIKVTATTVRIPVLIGHAESVNLELGAELEVKEAKELLDAAEGVRVVDNPEELVYPMQNQIEEIDDILVGRIRKDNTIDAGLNLWIVANNLRKGAALNTVQIAEKLIENNAL from the coding sequence ATGGGAAAATATAATGTAGCGATAGTCGGTGCTGCGGGAGCAGTAGGAAGAGAAATGTTAAGTATAGTTCAAGAAAGAGGACTTCCATATAATGAATTAAGATTATTAGAAAAAGAAGATGGAACATTTACTACTGAGGATGGAGTAGAATATGAGGCGATAGAAGCTACTCCTGAAGTATTTGAGGATATTGATATTGCTTTATTTAGTGCTGGTAGTGCAGCTAGTAAAAAACTTGCACCAGAAGCAGCTAAGAGGGGAACAGTGGTAGTTGATAATAGTAGTGCATTTAGAATGGATCCAGAAATACCATTAGTAGTTCCAGAAGTGAATCCAGAAGATATTAATAATCATAAAGGTATTATTGCTAATCCTAATTGTTCTACTATTCAAATGGTAGGTGCTTTGAAACCAATTTACGATCAGGTAGGGATTAAAAGAATTGTAGTGTCGACTTATCAAGCGGTTTCAGGATCTGGTAAAGCTGCTATGGATGAATTATTAGAACAGTCTAAGAGTATTTTAGAAGGAAAAGAAGCTAAGGCTGAAGTATATCCACACCAAATTGCTTTTAATGCTTTGCCACATATTGATATCTTTTTTGATGATGGCTATACTAAAGAAGAGATGAAGATGGTTAATGAAACTAAAAAGATTATGGGTGATGATTCTATTAAAGTAACAGCAACTACAGTAAGGATTCCAGTATTAATTGGTCATGCAGAATCCGTTAATTTAGAGCTAGGGGCTGAATTAGAAGTAAAAGAAGCAAAAGAACTGTTAGATGCTGCTGAAGGAGTAAGGGTAGTTGATAATCCAGAAGAATTAGTTTATCCAATGCAGAATCAAATAGAGGAAATAGATGATATCTTAGTAGGTAGAATTCGAAAGGATAATACTATAGATGCAGGTTTAAACCTTTGGATTGTAGCTAACAACCTACGGAAAGGAGCAGCATTAAATACAGTTCAGATTGCTGAAAAATTAATTGAGAATAATGCTTTATAG
- the dpsA gene encoding dipicolinate synthase subunit DpsA, producing the protein MKTGLKGTKIAVLGGDRREQRMLKLLVATGAHIKTLGMPADEDLDIIVKDELSEVTNNVDVVIAPMVSADETGYLKATFIDKEIKLTEEFFANLEFGTLFFIGIARGKLVDYCEKHNIKLVEMAKLDEIAILNAIPTAEGAIQVAMEESNITLHSNKSMVLGLGRVGLTQARMLAGLGSKTYGVARNPADRARAKEMGIIPVDFSELKVTITDMDFIFNTVPKMVLTRDILTRVKQEAIIIDLASSPGGTDFDAAEELGIKSILSLGLPGKVAPKTAGQILGDVIPRLIIEEL; encoded by the coding sequence ATGAAAACGGGATTAAAAGGAACTAAAATAGCAGTTTTAGGCGGGGACAGACGTGAACAAAGAATGCTTAAACTCTTAGTAGCTACAGGAGCTCATATTAAAACTTTAGGAATGCCTGCAGATGAAGACTTAGATATTATAGTAAAAGATGAGTTATCAGAAGTTACTAATAATGTTGATGTAGTTATTGCTCCTATGGTCAGTGCTGATGAAACAGGATATCTTAAGGCTACTTTTATTGATAAAGAGATCAAATTAACAGAAGAATTCTTTGCTAATTTAGAATTTGGAACTTTATTTTTTATTGGAATAGCTAGAGGTAAGTTAGTAGATTATTGTGAGAAACATAATATAAAACTGGTTGAAATGGCCAAATTAGATGAAATAGCTATTCTTAATGCCATTCCTACTGCTGAAGGTGCAATTCAGGTTGCAATGGAAGAATCAAACATTACACTACATAGTAATAAATCCATGGTTTTAGGTTTAGGTAGGGTTGGCTTAACTCAAGCTAGGATGTTAGCTGGATTAGGAAGTAAGACTTATGGGGTAGCTAGAAATCCAGCTGATAGAGCTAGAGCAAAAGAAATGGGAATTATCCCTGTTGATTTTTCTGAGTTAAAAGTAACCATTACGGATATGGATTTTATTTTTAATACTGTTCCGAAAATGGTCTTAACTAGAGATATCTTAACTAGAGTAAAGCAGGAAGCTATAATTATCGACCTAGCATCTAGTCCTGGTGGCACAGATTTTGACGCTGCAGAGGAATTAGGTATTAAATCAATACTGAGTTTAGGTTTACCAGGAAAAGTAGCCCCTAAGACTGCTGGTCAAATTTTAGGAGATGTTATTCCACGTTTAATTATAGAAGAATTATAG
- a CDS encoding dipicolinate synthase subunit B — translation MKLKGKRIGFAVTGSFCTLAKIIPQLKRIVEAGGIVYPIISEVVQETDTKFGTTDKWINKIEDITGNELRTNIIEAEPIGPGKLLDILIVAPCTGNTVAKLANAITDTTVLMAIKAHLRNDRPVVIAIATNDGLGNNAQNIGKLLNTKNIYFVPFGQDNPQEKVNSLIARIDLIPEVIEYALDEKQIQPVIIEYNGI, via the coding sequence TTGAAATTAAAGGGTAAAAGAATAGGTTTTGCAGTTACTGGTTCATTCTGTACTTTAGCTAAAATCATCCCTCAATTAAAAAGAATAGTAGAGGCGGGGGGAATAGTTTATCCTATCATTTCTGAAGTTGTTCAAGAGACAGATACTAAGTTTGGTACAACAGATAAATGGATAAATAAAATAGAGGATATTACAGGAAATGAGTTAAGAACTAACATTATAGAAGCGGAACCTATTGGTCCAGGCAAGCTTTTAGATATATTAATAGTAGCACCTTGTACTGGAAATACTGTAGCTAAACTTGCTAATGCAATCACAGATACTACAGTTTTAATGGCTATTAAAGCGCATTTAAGAAATGATAGGCCGGTAGTTATAGCAATAGCAACTAATGATGGATTAGGGAATAATGCCCAGAATATAGGTAAGTTATTAAATACTAAAAATATATACTTTGTTCCTTTTGGGCAAGATAATCCTCAAGAGAAAGTTAATTCATTAATTGCTAGAATTGATTTAATTCCTGAAGTTATAGAGTATGCTTTAGATGAGAAGCAAATTCAGCCTGTAATTATAGAATATAATGGTATATAA